The following coding sequences are from one Nicotiana tabacum cultivar K326 chromosome 1, ASM71507v2, whole genome shotgun sequence window:
- the LOC107774459 gene encoding uncharacterized protein LOC107774459, translating into MASKLPIVKAKAVEASKFLTKHGCAYYKQTLEQNKQYIQEPPTVEKCQHLAKQVFYTRLASIPGRYQAFWKELDDVKHLWKHRQELKIEDAGIAALFGLECFAWFCAGEIIGRGFTITGYYV; encoded by the exons ATGGCTTCAAAACTACCTATAGTGAAAGCAAAGGCTGTTGAAGCTTCAAAGTTCTTGACCAAGCATGGATGTGCATACTACAAGCAGACATTGGAACAGAACAAGCAATATATTCAAGAGCCACCTACTGTGGAGAAATGCCAGCATTTGGCAAAACAAGTATTCTACACTCGCTTAGCTAG TATTCCTGGCCGTTATCAAGCATTCTGGAAGGAACTTGATGATGTCAAGCACTTATGGAAGCACAGACAGGAGCTGAAAATCGAGGATGCTGGCATTGCTGCTCTTTTTGGCCTTGAATGTTTTGCTTGGTTTTGTGCTGGGGAGATCATAGGACGAGGGTTCACGATTACTGGTTATTATGTCTGA
- the LOC107774460 gene encoding ferrochelatase-2, chloroplastic, with protein MEAGTISRLLQPMKQSSNPSNFSSNSSMFCPRTRLMPACHVSHGGREMNPTEQELSLVLSSENKKSSVFGGLSLHRPVHKRDPVGKMFCSVGAYTYPGSIAESPSQTTEEKIGVLLLNLGGPDTLHDVQPFLFNLFADPDIIRLPRLFRFLQRPLAQLISVLRAPKSKEGYAAIGGGSPLRKITDEQASALKMALETKEVPANVYVAMRYWHPFTEEAVHQIKRDGITKLVVLPLYPQYSISTTGSSVRALQNIFKDDSYLSRLPVAIIESWYQRQGYIKSMADLIEKELHNFSNPEEVMIFFSAHGVPVSYVEDAGDPYRDQMEECISLIMNELKARGTNNHHTLAYQSRVGPVQWLKPYTDEVLVELGKKGVKSLLAVPVSFVSEHIETLEEIDMEYKELALESGIENWGRVPALNCTSSFITDLADAVIEVLPSAMAMSTSSGAEEEVDNDPMQYFIKMLFGSLLAFVFLFSPKMVSAFRKNIL; from the exons ATGGAAGCAGGGACGATCTCTCGGCTTCTTCAACCAATGAAGCAAAGTTCAAACCCTTCCAATTTCAGCTCCAACTCTTCGAT GTTCTGCCCTCGGACAAGGTTAATGCCTGCTTGCCATGTGTCACATGGTGGACGAGAAATGAATCCTACCGAGCAGGAATTATCTCTGGTTTTATCTTCAGAAAATAAGAAGAGCAGTGTATTTGGTGGATTGTCTTTACATCGTCCAGTGCACAAGAGAGATCCAGTCGGCAAAATGTTTTGTTCTGTCGGGGCGTATACATATCCCGGGAGCATTGCTGAATCTCCTTCACAGACAACTGAAGAAAAGATTGGGGTGCTACTTTTGAATCTTGGAGGACCAGACACGCTTCACGATGTTCAGCCTTTCTTGTTCAACTTATTTGCTGACCCT GATATTATACGTCTCCCTAGATTATTCCGATTTCTCCAGCGCCCATTAGCACAACTCATTTCTGTTCTCAGAGCCCCGAAGAGTAAGGAAGGGTACGCTGCAATTGGAGGCGGTTCCCCTTTACGAAAGATAACAGACGAGCAG GCTAGCGCGCTAAAAATGGCACTAGAAACAAAGGAAGTTCCTGCAAATGTCTATGTTGCAATGCGATACTGGCACCCATTCACCGAGGAAGCTGTTCACCAG ATAAAAAGAGATGGGATTACGAAGCTCGTAGTGCTGCCTTTGTATCCTCAATATTCTATCTCTACAACTGGTTCGAGCGTCCGTGCCTTACAGAATATTTTCAA GGATGACTCTTATCTGTCTAGACTGCCAGTTGCTATCATTGAATCCTGGTACCAACGACAAGGCTACATCAAGTCCATGGCAGACTTGATTGAGAAGGAGTTGCATAATTTCTCCAACCCTGAGGAG gTCATGATTTTCTTTAGCGCCCATGGAGTGCCAGTTAGTTATGTTGAAGATGCTGGTGATCCGTATAGAGATCAGATGGAGGAGTGCATTTCCTTGATAATGAATGAGCTGAAAGCTAGAGGAACTAACAATCATCATACCTTGGCTTATCAG AGCCGAGTTGGACCTGTACAGTGGTTGAAACCATACACTGACGAAGTTCTTGTTGAGCTTGGCAAGAAAGGTGTAAAGTCTCTGTTGGCTGTTCCAGTAAG CTTTGTGAGTGAACACATAGAGACTCTTGAAGAGATTGATATGGAATACAAGGAATTAGCACTTGAATCAGGaattgaaaattggggtcgtgttCCTGCTCTGAATTGCACCTCATCCTTCATAACTGATCTGGCAGATGCAGTTATTGAAGTATTGCCTTCGGCAATGGCAATGTCAACGTCCTCTGGCGCAGAGGAAGAAGTTGACAATGATCCAAtgcaatattttataaaaatgcttTTTGGATCACTATTAGCATTCGTTTTTCTGTTCTCACCAAAGATGGTATCGGCTTTTAGGAAGAACATCCTTTAG